One genomic window of Primulina eburnea isolate SZY01 unplaced genomic scaffold, ASM2296580v1 ctg87_ERROPOS800000+, whole genome shotgun sequence includes the following:
- the LOC140822501 gene encoding uncharacterized protein isoform X2, which produces MAVDVRCCGGSAVLTFSLRRSQNLSYQPPQKITRRFITYAVLKRSPKRLKYSTPRFAKEDGLLYVKVDPAGSDSWKLDPMIELLKEGAVGVIPTDTVYALVCDLRNNSAIERLRRYVMFTLSSPLSILCRSFRDIDTYTTGFPQGNGQGLTNIFRAVKHCLPGPYTFILTASKELPKQCIRHGAQSKYASRKNVGVRIPDDPVCQAILEKIDEPLISTSVKSPKDNEWILDPVVIADVYGAEGLDFVVDAGMRIADPSTVVDMTGSSPQIIRHGKVRAALRLSSWTQCSAHFNNN; this is translated from the exons ATGGCGGTTGATGTCAGATGTTGCGGCGGCTCCGCCGTACTAACGTTTTCACTCCGACGCTCTCAGAATTTATCCTACCAACCACCTCAGAAAATCACCCGCCGATTCATTACATATGCAGTACTGAAGAGGAGCCCCAAACGACTCAAATACTCCACTCCTCGCTTTGCTAAG GAGGACGGGCTACTTTATGTTAAAGTTGATCCTGCTGGGTCGGACTCATGGAAACTAGACCCGATGATCGAGCTTTTGAAGGAGGGAGCTGTTGGAGTTATACCTACTGACACCGT GTATGCTCTAGTTTGTGATCTGAGAAACAATTCAGCCATTGAACGACTGCGGAGGTATGTGATGTTCACCTTATCATCT CCTCTTAGTATTTTATGTCGCTCTTTTAGAGACATAGATACATATACCACAGGATTTCCTCAAGGCAATGGCCAGGGTCTTACAAACATTTTTCGAGCAGTTAAACATTGTCTTCCAGGCCCA TATACTTTCATTTTAACTGCAAGCAAAGAATTGCCAAAACAATGTATAAGACACGGGGCTCAATCCAAGTATGCATCAAGAAAAAACGTTGGAGTTCGTATACCTGATGATCCTGTGTGTCAGGCTATACTGGAGAAGATTGATGAACCTTTGATATCCACGAG TGTCAAATCGCCAAAGGACAACGAGTGGATATTAGATCCTGTTGTGATAGCAGACGTATATGGAGCAGAG GGCCTTGATTTTGTTGTCGATGCTGGTATGAGGATAGCTGATCCATCGACTGTAGTGGACATGACTGGGAGTTCGCCTCAAATTATACGACATGGAAAGGTAAGAGCTGCACTG
- the LOC140822501 gene encoding uncharacterized protein isoform X1: MAVDVRCCGGSAVLTFSLRRSQNLSYQPPQKITRRFITYAVLKRSPKRLKYSTPRFAKEDGLLYVKVDPAGSDSWKLDPMIELLKEGAVGVIPTDTVYALVCDLRNNSAIERLRRYVMFTLSSPLSILCRSFRDIDTYTTGFPQGNGQGLTNIFRAVKHCLPGPYTFILTASKELPKQCIRHGAQSKYASRKNVGVRIPDDPVCQAILEKIDEPLISTSVKSPKDNEWILDPVVIADVYGAEGLDFVVDAGMRIADPSTVVDMTGSSPQIIRHGKGHKQPWMSAEDEDHPANEDIIYAL, translated from the exons ATGGCGGTTGATGTCAGATGTTGCGGCGGCTCCGCCGTACTAACGTTTTCACTCCGACGCTCTCAGAATTTATCCTACCAACCACCTCAGAAAATCACCCGCCGATTCATTACATATGCAGTACTGAAGAGGAGCCCCAAACGACTCAAATACTCCACTCCTCGCTTTGCTAAG GAGGACGGGCTACTTTATGTTAAAGTTGATCCTGCTGGGTCGGACTCATGGAAACTAGACCCGATGATCGAGCTTTTGAAGGAGGGAGCTGTTGGAGTTATACCTACTGACACCGT GTATGCTCTAGTTTGTGATCTGAGAAACAATTCAGCCATTGAACGACTGCGGAGGTATGTGATGTTCACCTTATCATCT CCTCTTAGTATTTTATGTCGCTCTTTTAGAGACATAGATACATATACCACAGGATTTCCTCAAGGCAATGGCCAGGGTCTTACAAACATTTTTCGAGCAGTTAAACATTGTCTTCCAGGCCCA TATACTTTCATTTTAACTGCAAGCAAAGAATTGCCAAAACAATGTATAAGACACGGGGCTCAATCCAAGTATGCATCAAGAAAAAACGTTGGAGTTCGTATACCTGATGATCCTGTGTGTCAGGCTATACTGGAGAAGATTGATGAACCTTTGATATCCACGAG TGTCAAATCGCCAAAGGACAACGAGTGGATATTAGATCCTGTTGTGATAGCAGACGTATATGGAGCAGAG GGCCTTGATTTTGTTGTCGATGCTGGTATGAGGATAGCTGATCCATCGACTGTAGTGGACATGACTGGGAGTTCGCCTCAAATTATACGACATGGAAAG